A single Flavobacterium sp. 1 DNA region contains:
- a CDS encoding dihydrofolate reductase, whose product MKLVKIIVLFMAFAVSAVSNAQNDKKTTAKLDENVPFDFFVEQFSDIKVLRYQIPGWENLSLKEQELVYYLTQAGNSGRDIMWDQHYKYNLKIRKALENIYQNYKGDKNNADWKNFEIYLKRVWFSNGIHHHYSNDKIKPDFSMTYLNTLLADTKTALSSDIVALLFNDADSKKVNLDATKGLLEGSAINFYDKGITQKEVEVFYANKKSPDPKKPYSFGLNSKLVRNANGQLEEKVWKSGGMYGIAIDKIIFWLEKAQEVAENKKQGDAIGLLIKYYKTGDLKTWDDYNIAWLQATEGNIDYINSFIEVYNDPLGYRGSYEGIVQIKDFDMSKKMEVVSNNAQWFEDNSPLAPEHKKKKVVGVSYKTVVVAGESGDSSPSTPIGVNLPNADWIRAEHGSKSVSLGNIIDAYSKAGGKGRLQEFANDAEEIRLAEKYGELGSKLHTSLHEVVGHASGQINPGVGTPKETLKNYASTLEEGRADLVGLYYLYSPKIQEIGLVDNWKELGMQSYDSYIRNGLMTQLIRLELGANIEEAHMRNRQWVSAWVFEKGKQDNVIEKITRDGKTYFNITDYDKLHDLFGQLLKEVQRIKSEGDFEAGKALVENYGVKVDQKLHAEILERNKQFPDAPYSGFVNPVLVPKLNAKGEIISIAIEQPKTFVEQMLQYSKKYGFLPLEN is encoded by the coding sequence ATGAAATTAGTTAAAATTATAGTTCTTTTCATGGCTTTTGCGGTTTCAGCTGTTAGTAATGCGCAAAATGATAAAAAAACGACAGCAAAACTGGATGAAAATGTTCCTTTCGATTTTTTCGTAGAACAGTTCTCGGATATTAAAGTTTTGCGGTATCAAATTCCAGGTTGGGAAAATCTTAGTTTGAAAGAGCAGGAGCTGGTCTATTATCTGACTCAAGCAGGGAATTCAGGGCGAGATATAATGTGGGATCAGCATTATAAATATAATTTAAAAATCAGAAAAGCATTAGAAAATATATATCAAAATTATAAAGGCGATAAAAATAATGCCGATTGGAAGAACTTTGAAATTTATTTAAAAAGAGTTTGGTTCTCTAATGGCATTCATCATCATTATTCAAATGATAAAATTAAGCCCGATTTTTCGATGACATATTTAAATACTTTGTTAGCAGATACCAAAACTGCATTGTCTTCTGATATTGTTGCCCTTTTATTTAATGATGCCGATTCTAAAAAAGTAAATCTTGATGCCACAAAAGGTTTGCTCGAAGGTTCAGCAATTAATTTTTATGATAAGGGAATCACTCAAAAAGAAGTTGAAGTATTTTATGCCAATAAAAAGAGTCCAGACCCTAAAAAACCGTATTCCTTTGGCTTGAATTCTAAATTGGTTCGGAATGCAAATGGTCAATTGGAAGAAAAAGTTTGGAAAAGTGGCGGTATGTATGGAATAGCTATAGATAAAATTATTTTTTGGTTAGAAAAAGCTCAAGAAGTAGCCGAAAATAAGAAGCAAGGTGATGCAATTGGTCTTTTGATTAAATATTATAAAACGGGAGATCTAAAAACTTGGGACGATTATAACATTGCTTGGTTGCAGGCTACCGAAGGAAATATAGATTATATCAACAGTTTTATTGAAGTGTATAATGATCCATTAGGATACAGAGGTTCTTATGAAGGTATCGTTCAAATTAAGGATTTTGATATGTCCAAAAAAATGGAAGTAGTTTCTAATAATGCACAATGGTTTGAGGACAATTCTCCATTGGCGCCAGAACATAAAAAGAAAAAAGTAGTTGGTGTTTCATATAAAACGGTTGTTGTTGCCGGTGAATCAGGTGATTCATCACCGAGTACGCCAATTGGTGTGAATTTGCCAAATGCAGATTGGATTCGCGCAGAGCATGGTTCTAAATCAGTTTCTCTTGGAAATATTATTGATGCTTACTCAAAAGCTGGCGGAAAAGGGAGACTGCAGGAATTTGCTAATGATGCTGAGGAAATTAGACTGGCAGAAAAGTATGGTGAACTGGGAAGTAAACTGCACACTTCTTTGCATGAAGTAGTTGGTCACGCATCGGGACAAATCAATCCAGGTGTTGGGACTCCAAAAGAAACTTTAAAAAACTATGCTTCAACATTGGAAGAAGGAAGAGCAGACTTAGTAGGATTGTACTATTTATACAGCCCAAAAATTCAAGAAATTGGTTTGGTGGACAATTGGAAAGAATTAGGAATGCAAAGCTATGACAGTTACATTCGAAATGGATTAATGACACAATTAATTCGTTTAGAATTAGGTGCCAATATAGAGGAAGCTCACATGAGAAACCGTCAATGGGTAAGTGCCTGGGTTTTTGAAAAAGGCAAACAAGATAATGTTATCGAAAAGATTACCCGCGACGGAAAAACTTATTTTAATATTACCGATTATGATAAACTGCATGATTTGTTTGGTCAATTATTGAAAGAAGTGCAGCGAATTAAATCAGAAGGTGATTTTGAAGCCGGAAAAGCATTGGTAGAAAACTATGGTGTAAAAGTGGATCAAAAACTGCATGCCGAAATTTTAGAACGTAACAAACAGTTTCCAGACGCTCCATACAGCGGTTTTGTGAATCCTGTTTTGGTTCCTA
- a CDS encoding SRPBCC family protein, translated as MRIIKYLFLLFLLSLVALTIYIATQKGNFTVESSKVINSPKAAVFNYVNDYKNWPKFSSWISEDASVKPSFSPSTIGRGSSLTWEGSKDIGTIQTLYTKGNDSIVQKMEFNETFSNVYWSFKDTVGGTKVIWKSVGKMNFMLKVSSFFNVGTKNTLSKIYDKSLANLDKTLDFENSAFSVKINGIVKKLETYYLRQSFTSKISDITKNANAVFPKIITFCKQNNISQNGKPFIIYHTYDTINDLTRVSFCIPIKEQIFTSEGSEILSGKLVAFEALKTSLTGNYTYKNKALAETAAYTTAKNILTGSTFSHLEIFTKGKNENLSPSKWLTEIYFPITPKVIAPPKVYQKEVKDSLTPQHNTKKQDNEFDF; from the coding sequence ATGAGAATTATTAAATATCTTTTTCTTTTATTTCTATTAAGCCTTGTTGCGCTTACAATATATATTGCAACACAAAAAGGGAATTTTACAGTAGAAAGCAGTAAAGTAATTAATTCTCCAAAGGCTGCCGTTTTTAACTATGTCAATGATTATAAAAACTGGCCAAAATTTAGCTCTTGGATTTCCGAAGATGCATCTGTAAAACCCTCATTTTCTCCTTCAACTATAGGCCGGGGAAGTTCACTTACTTGGGAAGGAAGCAAAGATATCGGTACCATACAAACTTTATATACTAAGGGAAATGACAGCATTGTGCAGAAAATGGAATTCAACGAAACTTTCTCGAATGTATATTGGAGTTTCAAAGACACTGTAGGCGGAACAAAAGTAATCTGGAAATCAGTTGGCAAAATGAATTTTATGCTGAAAGTGAGTTCCTTTTTTAACGTAGGCACAAAAAATACTTTATCTAAAATCTATGATAAGTCTTTAGCTAATCTTGATAAAACTCTTGATTTTGAAAACTCTGCTTTTAGCGTAAAAATAAATGGAATCGTAAAAAAACTGGAAACCTACTACTTAAGACAATCATTCACTAGTAAAATATCTGATATTACTAAAAATGCAAATGCTGTTTTTCCAAAAATTATTACTTTTTGCAAACAAAATAATATTAGCCAAAATGGAAAGCCTTTTATCATTTACCATACTTACGATACTATCAACGATTTGACCAGAGTTTCTTTTTGTATCCCTATAAAAGAACAAATTTTCACTAGTGAAGGAAGCGAAATATTATCAGGAAAACTGGTTGCTTTTGAAGCATTAAAAACAAGCTTAACTGGAAATTATACTTATAAAAATAAAGCACTCGCCGAAACTGCAGCATATACAACGGCTAAAAACATACTGACTGGCAGTACATTTTCACATTTAGAAATTTTTACCAAAGGCAAAAATGAAAATCTTAGCCCTTCAAAATGGCTGACAGAAATATATTTCCCAATAACACCAAAAGTTATAGCACCGCCCAAGGTATATCAAAAAGAAGTAAAAGACAGTCTTACTCCTCAGCATAACACAAAAAAACAGGATAACGAATTTGATTTTTAA
- a CDS encoding RNA polymerase sigma factor, translated as MQDEKEFIFSLLNLQTQNQAFQRLMQDYQKPLYNHVRNIVLSHDDADDVLQNTFVKVFQNLKNFKGESKLFTWMYRIATNEALTFLNQKAKKSGISSVELQNKAIDNLKADVYFDGNEIQIKLQKAIAKLPEKQQLVFKMKYFEDLKYEEISEILGTSVGALKASYHHAVKKIEAFVTTN; from the coding sequence TTGCAGGACGAAAAGGAATTTATTTTTAGTCTATTGAATCTTCAAACGCAGAATCAAGCGTTTCAAAGACTCATGCAGGATTATCAAAAACCGTTATATAATCATGTTCGAAATATTGTTTTAAGTCATGATGATGCCGATGATGTTCTGCAAAACACTTTTGTAAAAGTATTTCAAAATTTAAAAAACTTTAAAGGTGAAAGCAAATTATTTACTTGGATGTATCGCATTGCAACTAATGAAGCTTTGACTTTTTTAAATCAAAAAGCTAAAAAAAGCGGTATATCATCTGTAGAATTACAAAATAAAGCAATTGATAATCTGAAAGCTGATGTTTATTTTGACGGAAATGAAATCCAAATCAAATTACAAAAAGCAATTGCCAAATTACCCGAAAAACAGCAGTTAGTTTTTAAAATGAAATATTTTGAAGATTTAAAATACGAAGAAATATCTGAAATATTAGGAACATCGGTAGGCGCATTAAAAGCATCATATCATCATGCCGTAAAAAAAATAGAAGCTTTTGTAACAACTAATTAA
- a CDS encoding sensor of ECF-type sigma factor — MDLKKIFPILFLFLSFNFYAQSENFKDKKEQIRAMKVAFFTTELDLTPSEAEKFWPLYNTFDDKQFELRHQKMKNYFKRMQGDNLAKLSEKDASALLDQIQDNEEDLYNLRKKFMTNLKDVLPSIKILKLKKAEEDFNRKLLQQYKDKGPNK; from the coding sequence ATGGACTTAAAAAAAATATTCCCTATACTTTTTCTGTTTTTATCCTTTAATTTTTATGCCCAAAGCGAAAATTTTAAAGATAAAAAAGAACAAATCAGAGCAATGAAAGTTGCCTTTTTTACTACTGAACTTGATCTAACTCCAAGCGAAGCTGAAAAATTCTGGCCTCTCTACAATACTTTTGATGACAAACAATTTGAGTTAAGACATCAAAAAATGAAAAATTATTTTAAAAGAATGCAAGGTGACAATCTTGCTAAATTATCAGAGAAAGATGCTAGTGCACTTTTAGATCAAATTCAAGATAATGAGGAAGATTTATACAACTTACGAAAAAAATTCATGACAAATCTGAAAGATGTACTTCCTTCTATTAAAATTTTAAAATTAAAAAAAGCAGAAGAAGATTTCAACAGAAAACTTTTGCAACAATATAAAGACAAAGGTCCTAACAAATAA
- a CDS encoding oxidoreductase, translating to MRIKIFVSFLFISGLYFISAQDLNKNKIDATDFHAVQIDTLFQDKISIRAIVVDNGKVWYAGDKNRFGFYDLKINEKFENTVTEDTLKIEFRSIAKTDKYVYLLSIANPALLYQVGKDGKSIKLVYQERNEKVFYDSMQFWNNNEGIAVGDPITNHLCILKTINGGFTWNKISESKLPEAFDGEAHFAASNTNIVIKGKETWIVSGGKKARVFYSPDKGNSWSSHETPIVQGKQMTGIFTADFYDEKNGFVAGGNYEIPNQNFDNKAVTDNGGKTWELIANNKGFGYASCVQYVPKSKGMGIVAVGASGLYYSSDSGLNWIQFSKDPSLYTIRFVNDTTAIAAGRNKMIRIHFK from the coding sequence ATGAGGATTAAAATATTTGTTAGTTTCTTGTTTATTAGTGGATTGTATTTTATTTCTGCTCAGGATTTAAATAAAAATAAAATTGATGCAACAGATTTTCATGCGGTTCAAATAGATACTCTTTTCCAAGATAAAATCAGTATTAGAGCAATTGTAGTGGATAACGGTAAAGTTTGGTATGCAGGTGACAAAAATCGGTTTGGTTTTTATGATTTAAAAATCAATGAAAAATTTGAAAATACTGTAACCGAGGATACTCTAAAAATAGAATTTAGAAGTATTGCCAAAACTGATAAATATGTGTACTTACTTAGTATAGCTAATCCTGCTTTGTTATATCAAGTAGGTAAAGATGGAAAAAGCATTAAATTAGTTTATCAGGAACGAAATGAAAAAGTTTTTTATGACAGTATGCAGTTTTGGAATAATAATGAAGGAATTGCAGTTGGTGACCCAATTACTAATCATCTTTGTATTCTTAAAACAATTAACGGAGGTTTTACTTGGAATAAAATTTCAGAAAGCAAACTTCCTGAAGCTTTTGACGGTGAAGCCCATTTTGCCGCTAGTAATACAAATATTGTTATTAAAGGGAAAGAGACTTGGATTGTTTCGGGAGGGAAAAAAGCCAGAGTTTTTTATTCCCCCGATAAAGGAAATTCCTGGAGCAGTCATGAAACTCCTATTGTGCAAGGTAAACAAATGACTGGAATCTTTACAGCTGATTTTTATGATGAAAAAAATGGTTTTGTAGCGGGAGGTAATTATGAAATCCCGAATCAGAATTTTGATAATAAGGCAGTAACAGATAACGGAGGGAAGACTTGGGAACTTATAGCTAATAATAAAGGATTTGGTTATGCTTCTTGTGTTCAGTATGTTCCTAAAAGTAAAGGTATGGGGATCGTTGCTGTTGGAGCATCTGGATTATATTATTCTTCGGATAGTGGTTTGAATTGGATACAGTTTAGTAAAGACCCAAGTTTGTATACAATCAGGTTTGTGAATGATACTACTGCTATTGCTGCCGGTCGAAACAAAATGATCCGTATTCATTTTAAATAA
- a CDS encoding KUP/HAK/KT family potassium transporter encodes MSATHKDLHSKLTLGGLLISLGIIYGDIGTSPLYVMKAILGEYIINADVVLGGVSCVFWTLTLQTTIKYVLITLSADNHGEGGIFALYALVKKTKIKWLIVPAIIGGSALLADGIITPPISVSSAVEGMRSYFPHINTVPIVIGILVVLFTIQQFGTKLVGKFFAPMMLIWFGMLAILGISQITLHPEVFKAINPYYAYHLLSIHPEGFFVLGFVFLCTTGAEALYSDMGHCGRKNIRISWIFVKSALVLNYFGQAAYLIHHEGVTLQALGGDFANPFYLIMPSWFKPVGIVIATVATVIASQALISGSFTLINEAMRLSFWPKVKIKYPTELKGQLYIPSINWLLLIGCIGIVLHFEESSNMEHAYGLAIILCMIMTTILLNYYLIMKRVKWYFFVPLITIYMSIELSFLAANITKFAEGGYVTLFIATMLIGVMTIWYRAKQINKSYTKFVKFDDYKKVLSELSADLSIPKYATHLVYMTNANRSDEIEEKVMYSILQKRPKRADIYWFVHVNILSEPYKTEYKVREILKDDLYRVDFNLGFREPTKINLMFREVIKDMVKNGEVDITSRYESLNKNNIIGDFKFVLSEKFLSNDSDLLWHEKLIMNSYFFIKKLSLSEESAFGLDSSSVKIEKFPMVLHPPEKIELTRIFVKN; translated from the coding sequence ATGAGCGCAACGCACAAAGACCTCCATAGTAAATTAACTCTGGGAGGTTTATTAATTTCTTTAGGAATTATTTATGGAGATATTGGTACTTCTCCATTATATGTAATGAAAGCCATCCTTGGCGAATATATTATTAATGCCGATGTAGTTTTAGGAGGTGTATCCTGTGTGTTTTGGACACTAACACTGCAAACAACAATCAAGTACGTACTCATTACATTAAGTGCTGATAATCATGGAGAAGGCGGAATCTTTGCCTTATATGCTTTGGTTAAAAAAACAAAAATTAAATGGCTCATTGTCCCAGCAATTATAGGAGGAAGTGCCTTGCTTGCAGACGGAATCATTACCCCTCCCATCTCGGTTTCTTCAGCTGTAGAGGGTATGAGGAGTTATTTTCCACATATTAATACTGTACCAATAGTTATTGGAATTTTAGTCGTATTATTTACTATCCAACAATTTGGAACCAAATTAGTTGGAAAGTTTTTCGCTCCAATGATGCTAATTTGGTTTGGAATGCTTGCAATACTAGGCATCAGTCAAATCACATTGCACCCAGAGGTTTTTAAAGCTATAAATCCATACTATGCCTACCATTTATTATCAATTCACCCGGAAGGCTTTTTTGTATTAGGATTTGTTTTCCTATGTACCACTGGAGCCGAAGCGTTATATTCTGATATGGGGCATTGTGGGAGAAAAAATATTAGAATAAGCTGGATTTTTGTAAAATCGGCATTGGTTTTAAATTATTTTGGGCAAGCAGCATATCTGATACACCATGAAGGCGTAACTCTGCAGGCATTAGGCGGTGATTTTGCCAATCCATTTTATTTAATAATGCCATCGTGGTTCAAGCCTGTTGGAATCGTGATTGCAACTGTTGCCACTGTCATTGCTTCTCAAGCACTTATTTCTGGTTCTTTTACTTTAATCAATGAAGCAATGCGATTGAGTTTTTGGCCAAAAGTTAAAATCAAATATCCTACAGAATTGAAAGGTCAATTATATATTCCTTCTATAAACTGGCTGCTTCTTATTGGCTGTATTGGAATTGTACTCCATTTTGAAGAGTCCAGCAATATGGAACATGCTTATGGCTTAGCTATTATTTTATGCATGATAATGACTACCATATTATTGAACTATTATTTAATAATGAAACGAGTAAAATGGTACTTTTTTGTTCCATTAATTACCATTTACATGAGTATTGAGCTGAGTTTCCTTGCTGCAAATATTACAAAATTTGCAGAAGGCGGTTACGTAACTCTTTTTATAGCCACGATGCTCATTGGGGTAATGACAATTTGGTACAGAGCCAAACAAATTAATAAAAGCTATACTAAATTTGTAAAATTTGATGATTATAAAAAAGTGCTAAGCGAACTAAGTGCCGATTTATCAATCCCAAAATATGCTACTCATTTGGTTTATATGACTAATGCCAACCGCAGTGATGAAATAGAAGAAAAAGTAATGTATTCTATTCTGCAAAAAAGACCAAAAAGAGCAGATATATATTGGTTTGTTCACGTAAATATTTTATCTGAACCATATAAAACAGAATACAAAGTAAGAGAAATTCTTAAAGACGATTTATACAGAGTAGATTTTAACCTAGGATTTAGAGAGCCTACCAAAATAAACCTAATGTTTAGAGAAGTTATCAAAGACATGGTTAAAAATGGTGAAGTAGATATTACCAGCAGATATGAATCCCTAAACAAAAACAACATTATTGGAGATTTTAAATTCGTATTATCTGAGAAATTCTTATCCAACGACAGTGATTTATTGTGGCATGAAAAACTGATAATGAACTCCTATTTCTTCATCAAAAAATTAAGCTTATCAGAAGAAAGTGCTTTTGGTCTGGACAGCAGTTCAGTAAAAATAGAAAAATTCCCAATGGTGCTTCATCCGCCAGAAAAAATCGAACTAACGAGAATTTTCGTTAAAAACTAA
- a CDS encoding RsmB/NOP family class I SAM-dependent RNA methyltransferase: MRLHRNLVYTTIDALNAIFNEGEYADKVVARSLKKDKRWGSSDRKFVAETIYEIVRWKRLYAEIAEVKEPYDRDNLWRMFSVWAVLRGYPIPDWRQLEGTPERKIKGRFDELSKVRALKESIPDWMDELGVKELGEKVWATEIAAQNQPAKVILRVNTLKTTKEKLRAILMDLNIETEFLKDQPDALVLKERANVFLTDAFKQGFFEVQDANSQLVAHFLDVKPGMRVVDTCAGAGGKTLHIASLMENKGQLIAMDLYESKLKQLKLRAKRDGAFNIEYRIIDSTKVIKKLHERADRVLIDAPCSGLGVLKRNPDSKWKLKPEFIDNIRKVQSEVLESYSKIVKPGGKLVYATCSILPSENQEQIQKFLATDIGKQFNFIKDQKILASESGFDGFYMALMERKEN, encoded by the coding sequence ATGAGATTACACAGAAATTTAGTTTACACCACTATTGACGCCCTTAATGCCATTTTTAACGAAGGGGAATATGCCGATAAAGTAGTAGCAAGATCCTTAAAAAAAGACAAACGCTGGGGAAGTTCCGACAGAAAATTTGTTGCCGAAACCATCTATGAAATAGTACGCTGGAAAAGATTATATGCTGAAATTGCCGAGGTAAAAGAGCCTTATGACAGAGACAATCTTTGGAGAATGTTTTCTGTTTGGGCAGTGTTGAGAGGTTATCCAATTCCAGATTGGAGACAATTAGAAGGAACCCCGGAAAGAAAGATAAAAGGACGTTTTGACGAACTGTCCAAAGTAAGAGCGCTTAAAGAATCCATCCCGGACTGGATGGATGAATTAGGAGTAAAAGAATTAGGCGAAAAAGTTTGGGCTACTGAAATTGCAGCTCAAAACCAGCCAGCTAAAGTAATTTTGAGAGTAAACACCCTTAAAACTACTAAAGAAAAATTAAGAGCCATTCTGATGGATCTTAACATCGAAACCGAATTCTTAAAAGATCAGCCTGATGCATTAGTCCTAAAAGAAAGAGCCAATGTTTTCTTAACAGACGCTTTCAAACAAGGATTCTTTGAAGTTCAGGATGCCAATTCACAGTTAGTCGCTCACTTTTTGGATGTAAAACCAGGTATGCGAGTAGTTGACACTTGTGCTGGTGCAGGAGGAAAAACATTGCATATCGCTTCTTTGATGGAAAACAAAGGACAATTAATTGCAATGGATTTATACGAAAGTAAATTAAAACAGCTGAAGCTTAGAGCAAAACGTGACGGTGCTTTCAACATTGAATACCGCATTATTGATTCAACTAAAGTAATCAAGAAGCTTCACGAAAGAGCTGACAGAGTATTAATTGATGCTCCCTGCAGCGGATTGGGCGTTCTTAAAAGAAATCCTGACTCTAAATGGAAATTAAAACCCGAATTCATCGATAACATCCGAAAAGTACAATCGGAAGTACTGGAAAGCTATTCAAAAATTGTAAAGCCAGGCGGAAAATTAGTATATGCCACCTGCTCCATTCTGCCTTCTGAAAATCAGGAACAGATCCAAAAATTTCTAGCAACTGATATTGGAAAACAATTTAATTTCATAAAAGACCAAAAAATATTAGCCTCAGAATCAGGTTTTGACGGTTTTTATATGGCATTAATGGAACGTAAGGAAAATTAG
- the rho gene encoding transcription termination factor Rho, giving the protein MFDISVLKELKLAELQEIAKTAKTIKFNGVKKDTLISLILEHQAVAESSQEKSADEQKPKRVRIVAEKKGAIEKNDAPVLFESEEVKENPEIVDAPEKKGKTIAKDVAIADTVVSDNNVKEVKVVKFSKSAYEKKMALQREKEALKELAPVEENATVEETASDSNPEAVAEKTENNDTVSEKKVNPNQLNKKGLNPTNKINPNQNGNSNPNGNQNQNSNQNQNPNFKNKKSNFKDADFEFDGIIESEGVLEMMPDGYGFLRSSDYNYLASPDDIYLSTSQVRLFGLKTGDTVKGVVRPPKEGEKFFPLVRVLKINGHDPQVVRDRVSFEHLTPVFPSEKFKLAEKQSTISTRIIDLFSPIGKGQRGMIVAQPKTGKTMLLKEIANAIAANHPEIYLIVLLIDERPEEVTDMQRSVRGEVIASTFDREPQEHVKIANIVLEKAKRLVECGHDVVILLDSITRLARAYNTVQPASGKVLSGGVDANALQKPKRFFGAARNVENGGSLSIIATALTETGSKMDEVIFEEFKGTGNMELQLDRKIANKRIFPAIDLTSSSTRRDDLLLDPKTLQRMWIMRKMLSDMNPVEAMTLINDRFKQTRTNDEFLISMND; this is encoded by the coding sequence ATGTTTGATATTTCTGTATTAAAAGAATTGAAGCTTGCAGAGCTTCAAGAGATAGCTAAAACGGCTAAAACCATAAAATTCAACGGTGTAAAAAAAGACACTTTAATTAGTCTTATCTTAGAACATCAGGCTGTTGCTGAATCTTCCCAAGAGAAATCAGCGGATGAACAGAAGCCCAAAAGAGTCCGTATTGTTGCTGAAAAAAAAGGAGCAATAGAAAAAAATGATGCTCCAGTTTTATTTGAAAGTGAAGAAGTAAAGGAAAATCCTGAAATAGTTGATGCACCAGAGAAAAAAGGGAAAACTATTGCAAAAGATGTAGCTATTGCTGATACAGTAGTTTCGGATAATAATGTAAAAGAAGTTAAAGTTGTAAAATTCAGTAAGTCAGCTTATGAGAAAAAGATGGCTTTGCAAAGAGAAAAAGAAGCTTTAAAAGAATTGGCTCCTGTAGAAGAAAATGCTACTGTAGAAGAAACAGCATCAGATTCTAATCCAGAAGCTGTAGCCGAAAAAACTGAAAATAATGATACTGTTTCGGAAAAAAAAGTAAATCCGAATCAGTTAAATAAAAAAGGGCTAAATCCAACTAATAAGATTAACCCAAATCAGAACGGCAATTCCAATCCAAATGGAAACCAAAATCAGAATTCCAATCAAAACCAAAATCCTAATTTTAAAAACAAAAAAAGCAATTTCAAAGATGCTGATTTTGAATTTGACGGAATTATAGAGAGTGAAGGCGTTCTGGAAATGATGCCTGATGGTTATGGCTTTTTACGTTCTTCGGATTATAATTATTTAGCCTCACCAGATGATATTTATTTATCAACTTCACAAGTTCGTTTGTTTGGTTTGAAAACTGGAGATACCGTAAAAGGCGTAGTCCGTCCTCCAAAAGAAGGAGAGAAATTTTTTCCTCTTGTACGTGTTTTAAAAATTAATGGTCATGACCCGCAAGTGGTTCGTGATAGGGTTTCCTTTGAACATTTGACTCCGGTTTTTCCTTCTGAAAAATTTAAGTTGGCCGAAAAGCAAAGCACTATTTCAACCAGAATTATTGATTTGTTTTCTCCAATAGGAAAAGGACAGCGCGGTATGATTGTGGCACAGCCAAAAACTGGTAAAACAATGCTGTTGAAAGAAATTGCCAATGCAATTGCAGCGAATCATCCTGAGATTTATTTAATAGTTTTATTAATTGACGAACGCCCGGAAGAGGTTACGGATATGCAAAGAAGCGTTCGTGGAGAAGTAATTGCATCTACGTTTGACAGAGAACCGCAAGAGCATGTTAAAATCGCTAATATCGTCCTTGAAAAAGCAAAACGTTTGGTAGAATGCGGCCATGATGTTGTTATACTATTGGATTCTATTACTCGTTTAGCCAGAGCTTATAATACTGTTCAGCCAGCTTCTGGTAAAGTGTTGAGCGGTGGGGTTGATGCTAATGCTCTGCAAAAACCAAAGCGTTTCTTTGGTGCCGCGCGTAATGTTGAAAATGGCGGATCGTTGAGTATTATTGCAACAGCTTTGACAGAAACAGGTTCTAAAATGGATGAGGTTATTTTTGAAGAATTTAAAGGAACCGGTAATATGGAACTTCAGTTAGATAGAAAAATTGCCAATAAACGTATATTCCCTGCGATTGATTTAACATCTTCAAGCACTAGACGTGATGATTTATTATTAGATCCAAAAACATTGCAAAGAATGTGGATTATGCGAAAAATGCTTTCGGATATGAATCCTGTTGAAGCGATGACTTTGATAAATGACCGTTTCAAACAAACAAGAACTAACGATGAGTTTTTAATATCGATGAATGATTAG
- a CDS encoding DUF4293 domain-containing protein: protein MIQRIQTVYLIITFLLIGVLPFLFPLWKLSDGKDYFFMQNQIYAILLGLSTAITIYSIISFKKRQTQFVANRLNIVLNLILLGLFVYHSLNLSGETVAVSEKGIGMFLPVLAVIFLVLANKAIKKDEDLVKSVDRLR, encoded by the coding sequence ATGATACAACGAATTCAAACCGTATATTTAATAATCACCTTTTTGCTGATTGGTGTTTTGCCATTCCTATTTCCTCTTTGGAAATTAAGTGATGGTAAAGATTATTTTTTTATGCAAAATCAAATTTATGCCATATTACTTGGCTTAAGCACAGCAATAACTATTTACAGCATTATATCATTTAAAAAAAGACAAACTCAATTTGTTGCCAACAGATTGAATATCGTATTAAATTTGATTTTATTAGGATTGTTTGTATATCATTCACTAAATTTATCTGGAGAAACAGTTGCTGTTTCTGAGAAAGGTATTGGGATGTTTCTGCCTGTCTTGGCTGTCATTTTTTTAGTTTTAGCTAATAAAGCCATCAAGAAGGACGAAGATCTTGTAAAATCTGTGGATCGGTTGAGATAA